In the Mesorhizobium sp. M1D.F.Ca.ET.043.01.1.1 genome, CGCCGGAACTGTTCCAGCAGGTGAAGCGGCAGGACCGCGCCACCAAGCTGCTCAACTACCTGGCCGATGTCAGCGTCAACGGCCATCCGGAGACGCGCGGACGGCCGATGCCGAAGGCCGATGCGTCGGCGCCTGTCGTGCCCTATCTCAACGGCAAGGTGCCGGACGGCAGCAAGCAAAGGTTCGACGCGCTCGGGCCGCAGAAGTTCGCGGCATGGATGCGCGAGCAGCCCCAGGTGCTGGTCACCGACACGACGATGCGGGACGGCCATCAGTCGCTGCTCGCCACCCGCATGCGCACCTATGACATCGCCGGCATCGCCGGTACCTATGCGCGGGCGCTGCCGCAGCTGTTGTCGCTGGAATGCTGGGGCGGCGCCACCTTCGACGTCGCCATGCGCTTCCTCACCGAGGATCCGTGGGAGAGGCTGTCACGGGTGCGCGAAGCCGCCTCCAACCTTCTCCTGCAGATGCTTTTGCGCGGCGCCAACGGCGTCGGCTACACCAACTATCCGGACAATGTCGTGCAGCATTTCGTCAAACAGGCGGCCGCCGGCGGCGTCGACCTGTTCCGCGTCTTCGACTGCCTGAACTGGGTCGAGAACATGCGCGTCGCCATGGATGCGGTGGGCGCCGAGGGCAAGCTGATCGAAGCGGCCATGTGCTACACCGGCGACATTCTCGACCCGGCGCGTGCAAAGTACGACCTCAAATACTATGTCGGGCTGGCGAAGGAACTGGAGGCGGCCGGCGCGCATATCATCGCCGTCAAGGACATGGCGGGCCTGTTGAAGCCGTCGGCGGCCCGGGTGCTGTTCAAGGCGCTGCGCGAAGAGACCGACCTGCCGATCCATTTCCACACGCACGACACGTCCGGCCTGTCGGCGGCGACGGTGCTGGCGGCGGTCGAAACCGGCGTCGACGCCATCGACGCGGCGATGGATTCCTTTTCCGGCAACACCTCTCAGCCTTGCCTCGGCTCGATTGTCGAGGCGCTCAGGGGCACGGAGCGCGACCCAGGCCTCGACCCACAGTGGATCCGCCACGTCTCCTTCTACTGGGAAGCTGTCCGCAACCAGTACGCCGCCTTCGAAAGCGACCTCAAGGGTCCGGCCTCGGAGGTCTATCTGCATGAGATGCCGGGCGGCCAGTTCACCAATCTCAAGGAGCAGGCGCGCTCGCTCGGCCTCGAAACCCGCTGGCACGAGGTGGCGCAGGCCTATCATGACGTCAACCTGATGTTCGGCGACATCGTCAAGGTGACGCCGTCGTCGAAAGTGGTCGGCGACATGGCGCTGATGATGGTGAGCCAGGACCTCACCGTGGCCGATGTCGAGAACCCGGCCAAGGACATCGCCTTCCCTGACTCGGTCGTCTCGATGCTGCGCGGCGATCTCGGCCAGTCGCCCGGCGGCTGGCCGCAGGCGCTGCAGAAGAAGGCGCTGAAGGGCGAAAAGCCGATCACGGTCAGGCCGGGCTCGCTGCTCAAGCCGGCGAATCTCAAGGCCAGCCGCAAGGAGATCGAGGAGAAGCTCGAGCGCAAGCTCAGCGAGTTCGAATTCGCCTCCTGGCTGATGTATCCGAAGGTCTTCACCGACTTTGCTGCCGCGCAGGAAACCTACGGTCCGGTCAGCGTGCTGCCGACGCCGACCTATTTCTACGGCATGAAGTCGGAAGACGAGATCTTCGTCGACATCGAGAAAGGCAAGACGCTCGTCGTGCGCTGCCAGGCATTTGGCGATGTCGACGAAAAGGGCATGGTCACCGTCTTCTTCGAGCTCAACGGCCAGCCGCGCCGCGTGAAGGTGCCGGACCGGGCCCACGGCGCCTCGGCCGCCAAGGCGCGGCGCAAGGCGGAACCCGGCAACGAGGCGCATATCGGCGCGCCGATGCCTGGTGTGGTGTCGGCGCTTGCCGTCGCAGCCGGCCAGGCGGTCAAGGCGGGCGACGTGCTGCTCTCGATCGAGGCAATGAAGATGGAGACGGCGCTGCACGCCGAGCGCGACGGCGTGGTCGCCGAAGTGCTGGTCAAGGCCGGCGACCAGATAGATGCCAAGGATCTGCTGATCGCTTTCGGCTGAGGTGCGCTGATATTCCAGGTGAGGCCGGCCTGCAAACGCCGGCCTCCTGCGCCTCCGGCCTTCGCCGGCCGAAGCATCATGGCATGAGAGCGGTGTGGCAGTTAAGGCTACGGTCGGCGTG is a window encoding:
- the pyc gene encoding pyruvate carboxylase gives rise to the protein MAITKILVANRSEIAIRVFRAANELGLKTVAIWAEEDKYSLHRFKADESYQVGRGPHLAKDMGPIESYLSIEEVIRVARLSGADAIHPGYGLLSESPEFAEACAAAGITFIGPKPETMRRLGNKVAARNLAIEVGVPVVPATDPLPDDMEEVKKLAAQIGYPVMLKASWGGGGRGMRAIRSEADLAREVMEGKREAKAAFGKDEVYLEKLIERARHVEVQVLGDTHGNAVHLFERDCSIQRRNQKVVERAPAPYLSEALREELCGYALKIARETSYIGAGTVEFLQDADTGKFYFIEVNPRIQVEHTVTEMVTGIDIVKAQIHILDGFAIGTPESGVPAQKDIKLNGHALQCRITTEDPEHNFIPDYGRITAYRGATGFGIRLDGGTAYSGAVITRFYDPLLEKVTAWAPTPAETIARMNRALREFRIRGVATNLTFLEAIINHPSFADNSYTTKFIDTTPELFQQVKRQDRATKLLNYLADVSVNGHPETRGRPMPKADASAPVVPYLNGKVPDGSKQRFDALGPQKFAAWMREQPQVLVTDTTMRDGHQSLLATRMRTYDIAGIAGTYARALPQLLSLECWGGATFDVAMRFLTEDPWERLSRVREAASNLLLQMLLRGANGVGYTNYPDNVVQHFVKQAAAGGVDLFRVFDCLNWVENMRVAMDAVGAEGKLIEAAMCYTGDILDPARAKYDLKYYVGLAKELEAAGAHIIAVKDMAGLLKPSAARVLFKALREETDLPIHFHTHDTSGLSAATVLAAVETGVDAIDAAMDSFSGNTSQPCLGSIVEALRGTERDPGLDPQWIRHVSFYWEAVRNQYAAFESDLKGPASEVYLHEMPGGQFTNLKEQARSLGLETRWHEVAQAYHDVNLMFGDIVKVTPSSKVVGDMALMMVSQDLTVADVENPAKDIAFPDSVVSMLRGDLGQSPGGWPQALQKKALKGEKPITVRPGSLLKPANLKASRKEIEEKLERKLSEFEFASWLMYPKVFTDFAAAQETYGPVSVLPTPTYFYGMKSEDEIFVDIEKGKTLVVRCQAFGDVDEKGMVTVFFELNGQPRRVKVPDRAHGASAAKARRKAEPGNEAHIGAPMPGVVSALAVAAGQAVKAGDVLLSIEAMKMETALHAERDGVVAEVLVKAGDQIDAKDLLIAFG